The nucleotide sequence AGTGTCTCTTCGGAGTTCTCTAAGAAATCAATTCCCGCATTTAAGAACGTGATAAAATTCGTGTATAGTTTATCACCTGAAAATCTTGATCGCGAAATATTGGGAAAGCTTTTCCATAGATTGATTCCTCTTGAAATAAGAAAACCATTAGGGGCATACTATACACTCGGTGAAGCAGCCAGTATTCTTGCAGGTCTAGCTATTGAAAAACCCGATGAAAAAGTTATGGATCCAGCATGTGGTAGTGGAACGCTCTTGGCTGCGGCGTACAGACGAAAAAAGATGCTACTAAAAGAGGAAGGCAGAGATTTTGATGCAGAAACTCATAAGACTTTCTTAGAGCATGACTTAACTGGCGTTGATATAATGCCCTTTGCTTCTCACTTATCAGTCATAAACTTAGCCCTGCAAGCTCCTTTGTATGAAACTGAAGAGGTTAGAATAGCAATAGAAGATTCCACAAAACTCAAGCCAGGAATAAGCATTTCACCCATGTCTAGAGTATTGCCCGAAGCAAGGAAACAAAGGACTCTACTAGATCTTCAGATAAGCAAGGAAGAAATGATAGAGTCTGGTGCGATAAAAATGGACGGATCACCAGGCAAAGAAATTCGGTTAAGCAAAGTCGATACGATCATAATGAACCCTCCTTTTACTAGGCAAGAGACAATAGCAGATTTCAGTGCGGGGTACAAGGACAAACTTGCACGGCGTTTCTTGAAGAAGCAACATCTGATTGACAGTAGAATGAGCTATTGTTCTTACTTTGTGCTCTTAGCCGACAAATTCCTTGAAAAAGGAGGAAAAATCGCCGCAGTTTTGCCTAGTACAATATTGACAAAAGAAACCGATATAGGAATACGAGAGATGCTTTGCTGTAATTACGATATTAAATATGTTGTTGTCAGAGAAGATGCGTTGAATTTCTCAGATAGCACAAACCTACGGGAAATTTTGCTCATTGCTAGCAAGTCCAAACATCCTGACAATGTCGTAACTTTCATTACACTTAAGGAGCTTGACAGTACTCTACTTCCCGAGATAAAGCATGCTGAAAAATTGGCGAAGAAAGGAGAAGTTTACAATCATGGGCGTTTTAGAATCTATAAGATTGCTCAAGAAGACCTGGATCCACTCAATCTGTTTAAGCCAATAGCTGTCAGTGACACCAGAATTCTCAAGTTCTGGGAAGGAGTTTCGAAGAATAGCAGGTTAAGTCAAGCCAGTGAACTGGGAATAGAGCTGGAGGAAGGAGTAAGATCCAGAATGGGCGGTAGTTTTCCAGAGACAGCCCTTCTAGATAAAAAGGCTATTGGACTGAGAAGTAGGGACATATGGATAGTTCAAAAATGTACGAAAAGCAAGGTAACAGTAAAGAATCGTTTCACAAAGGATAGTTTGGCGATACCATTTCAGGCACTCATTCCTTGCGTAAGAAACTCAGCGGGAAGAGACAAAATTGATCTTTCGGCCTTAGAAGAGTATGTAATCTCACGCAGATATAAAAACCATAGACATTTTCTTTCAATCAGTGGACTTGATCCAAAAAGTCTATCGGCAAAATGGAGAAAATATGTAGAAAGGAGAATAAGCAATTTAGGCATAATAGAAACCCTTCACGTGGGTTCCTCAGGCACCTACTTCTTTGCCTATTACACAAAGAAGCCAAGAGTTTTCGGTAGTTCCTTCTGGAATGTCACTGGTTTAGATGAAAAAGAAGCGAAAATCTTAGCAATATGGCTGAACAGCTCAATCAACCTTGCTCAGCTTTTTATCGAGAGGGTGCCTACAGGGTGGTTTAAGGTAAGGGGTTATACTTTCAATCAACTGCAGCTCCTTTCTAAAAGTAGGTTAACATCAAAAGAACTGGCCTCCATTGAGAGTCTTTTCGACAAGATCCGCAGAACCAACTTTCCATGCCTTTGGAAACAACTTGCAATGAATATATCAAAAAGTACATTCAGAGATGAATGGAAGGAAAAGCTATCAGAAATATTCCCAGATTTGAAAGAATACTTGGGAAGAAAATTCAACGCACGAAGAGAAATTGATGATAATATGTTGAAGA is from Candidatus Bathyarchaeota archaeon and encodes:
- a CDS encoding N-6 DNA methylase, yielding SVSSEFSKKSIPAFKNVIKFVYSLSPENLDREILGKLFHRLIPLEIRKPLGAYYTLGEAASILAGLAIEKPDEKVMDPACGSGTLLAAAYRRKKMLLKEEGRDFDAETHKTFLEHDLTGVDIMPFASHLSVINLALQAPLYETEEVRIAIEDSTKLKPGISISPMSRVLPEARKQRTLLDLQISKEEMIESGAIKMDGSPGKEIRLSKVDTIIMNPPFTRQETIADFSAGYKDKLARRFLKKQHLIDSRMSYCSYFVLLADKFLEKGGKIAAVLPSTILTKETDIGIREMLCCNYDIKYVVVREDALNFSDSTNLREILLIASKSKHPDNVVTFITLKELDSTLLPEIKHAEKLAKKGEVYNHGRFRIYKIAQEDLDPLNLFKPIAVSDTRILKFWEGVSKNSRLSQASELGIELEEGVRSRMGGSFPETALLDKKAIGLRSRDIWIVQKCTKSKVTVKNRFTKDSLAIPFQALIPCVRNSAGRDKIDLSALEEYVISRRYKNHRHFLSISGLDPKSLSAKWRKYVERRISNLGIIETLHVGSSGTYFFAYYTKKPRVFGSSFWNVTGLDEKEAKILAIWLNSSINLAQLFIERVPTGWFKVRGYTFNQLQLLSKSRLTSKELASIESLFDKIRRTNFPCLWKQLAMNISKSTFRDEWKEKLSEIFPDLKEYLGRKFNARREIDDNMLKILGFKKNEISDILEWLYPALLRELYIMKKLNRVDITSS